The window CTACGTCGAGAAAACCGAAGAAGACGCTTGATTTCGGTAACTTTGAGGGCATATAGGAGCCTGGAATCATGCTGGTAGATAGCCATTGCCATCTGGATTTTCCAGAATTGAGCGAAGAACTGGATGAAGTCGTCCGCCGAGCAGAACTGGCAGGCGTCAGCCATATGGTGACCATCTCGACACATATCCGCAAGTTTGATCAGATCAAAGCTATTGCGGAGGGTTACGATAATATCTTCTGCTCGGTCGGCACCCATCCGCACAATGCGGACAAAGAGTTGGATTTCAAAGCGGACGATATCGCCAAACTGGCAGAGCATCCTAAATGTGTTGCCATTGGTGAAGCGGGTCTGGACTATTTCTACGACAACGCACCACGTGAAGCACAGGCTCAAGGCCTGCGCGCACACATCGATGCTGCACGCATGACACAGTTGCCATTGGTCATCCATTCTCGTGATGCAGATGATGATATGATTTCCATCCTGAAAGAAGGAATGGAGCAGGGGGCTTACCCTGCACTGTTGCATTGCTTTTCATCGGGTCGAAAGCTTGCAATGGAAGCTCTGGATATGGGTCATTATGTCTCCCTTTCCGGAATTCTCACTTTCAAGCGCAGTCAAGAAATTCGGGATATCGTCGCTGATGTGCCTCTGGATCGTCTGCTTGTCGAGACTGATGCCCCATATCTTGCACCAATGCCATATCGTGGAAAGCGCAATGAGCCAGCTTATGTTGCTCATACCGCAGAGATTCTGGCTGAGGTCAAAGGCGTTTCAAAAGAAGAAATCGCCCGCATCACAACAGACAATTTCTTCCGCCTCTTTTCCAAGGCAAAGCAAGAAATATAACCATTGGGGAAGGGAGCTGATATGCCAACTGAGTCCAGGTCCAATTATCGCCTGACTATTCTCGGCTGCGGCTCCTCGCCTGGCACTCCACGTGTTGGCGGAGATTGGGGTCAATGCGACCCAAACAATCCGAAAAATCTGCGCCAGCGCTGCTCGGCCTTGTTCGAGCGTTTTGCCAATGATGAAGTCACTCGAGTACTGGTTGATACCGGGCCGGATTTCCGCCATCAGATGTTACAAGCCAATGTCGATTGGGTTGATGGAGTAGTCTATACCCATCCACATGCTGACCATCTGCATGGCATCGATGATTTACGTGCCTTTGTGATCAATCGTCGTGAGCGCGTCGATGTGTACGCGAACGAACTAACTGCGGAACGTATGCATGAAGCATTCGGGTATTGTTTCAAGACACCACCGGGAAGCTCATACCCACCAATTCTGAACGACCATCGTATCGATCACGCCCAGCCAGTCATTGTCGAAGGTCCGGCAGGCCATGTGGAACTGCTGCCATACCAACAAGTCCATGGCGATATCCATTCCCTTGGCTTTCGCTGCGGCAACATCGCTTACTCATCCGATGTCAGCGATCTGGAACCAGAAAGCATCGAGCTACTTTCAGATCTGGATGTATGGATTGTCGATGCTTTGCGCTACACGCCACATCCCAGCCATTTCAGTGTTGATGAAGTGCTGAGCTGGGTAGAACGTCTTGAGCCCAAACGCACAATCCTCACACATATGCACATCGATCTGGATTACGAAGCATTGCTCAAATATCTGCCAGACCATGTAGAGCCTGCTTATGATGGCATGACTATCAACTTCGATATCTGACGGTCGTCCAGTTAAGTTAGATATGCAGTATTCCGCCTATGGTTTCAAAGCGTCCACATGTGCGGCCATCAATGACTGACGAAAGCTAGGTTCACCTTAAATGGATGTCTGCGATGGATCATTCCCAATTTGCCGAACAGCGCAAAAAGATCGCTAAGTGAAACAAGTTCATCAAGCGATTAGTGATTTGAAAAAATCTCACACCAGTTGCATTTCCTTAACCATACGACGCTACAAAGTCACTTAGCATCAAACGTTCATCCAGAAAGTGTCCGTATAATTCTTGGTATGTGTTTGGACAAGGTAAGCAAAGTGCGTGCTCGATTATGCATTAAAAAATCTTATTATCTTGTTGTATTTGAAATATAATTCAATTCTCAGTTTACCAATATATCTATTGATATAGAGAATAAAAGTTCCATAATATAGATTATAGGACTTAATCTTGTAGCCGCAAAGCTAAAATGTCGCTCTCTTCTATGGCAGATGCAAATTAGGAGATATGGCACATGGGTTGGGTGGCAATAAGGCACGTGGTCGGCCTCCGAACAATCGGATTCATTCCTGCCATGCTGCGCGACTATATACTTGCCATCATCAAAGAAAGATATTCTGACTTTGGTTCGACGATGGCAAACGTCATTTGTAATAGCGTCCACACACGATTGGTGAATATGTTTTCACTTTGAATCAATTGTCTATCTGTAACGTCTGCATGAATAAGGCATCTCTGCACGCAGCAAAGTGCTTCGCAACGCGCATTTCTCCGCGGAGCGGCAAAACTGAGAGAGCTTTGATTAGAAGAAGAACGCTTGGTTCCATCACGTCTCTGACAGATGATGAGAAAGCTCAAAGGTCGGTGGAACCTCGAAACTATCAGGAAGCCCGCTCAGACGTTCCATAGCAATCTGTGCTATGTGATGTGCAATGCCGTAGGAGATCTTGAACCCACCAGTAGCAACGAATACTCGTTTGGAACCCGGCAGGAAACCAATCATGGGATCGCGTTTAATGGCTTTCGGACGGACACCAGCCCATCGATTAACAACTTCGGCACCGCGCACCGCAGGACAAAGAGCTTGTGCCTTCTCCCACATTTCATCACATATCTCATCGGTCGAAGATGGGTCTTGCCATTCATTTTCCGACGAGCTGCCAATTGCACAATAACCATGGTCATGGGGCACCACATAAAGCCCGCGATCATAGAGGATGGGTAGCCCAGGCCCCTGATCAGCTTTGACCAGCAAAGATTGACCTTTGACGCCCTGACCGAGATTGGAGCGATCCAGCATCGCTTCCAGAATGGGAAAAGATTGATAGCCTGCCGACAAGACCATCTGACCAGCTGAAATATTGGACCCATCAGCCAATGTGACCACTACGCCAGCCCCCTGCTCTTTTATTTCAATCACCTCACAATGTTCTCGAATGACGCCACCGCGTTTCACTACGCTTGCCTTCACCGCCGCACAATAAAGTCGAGGACTTGCACGAGCGGATAGATTGTCGAAGGCATAGCCTTCGGGAGCGAAATCCGGATTGAGCCATCCATCATAGTCGACCTTGCAGCGCAATTCATAAAAATATCCGGTCTCTGCCTTCTGCCAGACGCGTTCAGCCTCATCCGAACGGATCTGACTATGACCCTTCAGATTGGAATTGCTCAGCGGTACAATCCGTCCGCAGCGCTCATACCCGGTAGGAAGATCAACCTCTTCTTCAAGAGTTGCTTTAACTTTAGAAAGAGATTTCAATGCATTGAATTGAAATTCTTTTTTGACATTCCATCTGGCCGGCATATGTGGCATTAACGCACCAAGAAGACCAAAGCTTGCCCCCTCACCGGCACCGGCTCGATCGACGATCATGACTGAAAATCCCGCCCCTAAGAGAGCTCTTGCGATTGACAGGCCAAAGATTCCGCCACCAACAATCAGGCAATCGACAGCGTGTGAGGAAAGGCTGCTATTTGCACTTGGCATTTGGTCTTGTTCCATCTTAATTTAGCGTGAGATTGAGTGGCCGAACCCTAACTGATAGCAAAGGCATTTCCTATGGCCGAACAGGCAGAACTCTCCTGGCTGGACAATTTGACCCCCATATCCACACGCTTTGACGACAGCTACTATTCCCGCCAGAACGGTTTGGAAGAAACACGCTATGTCTTCATTGAAGGGAATGGACTTCCTGAAAAATGGAAAAAACAGAAATACCCGATCATCGGTGAGCTTGGATTTGGTACCGGCTTGAATTTTCTTGCCACATGGCAGGCATATATGCACCACCAGAACTCATCCACAAAGATCTCTTTAAATAAGTTACATGAGGATAACATAGCCGATTGCGCGCAAGAGGATGGCGCAGACGTGATATCAAGTGACCAATACCTGACATTTTGCTCCTTTGAAAAATACCCAATGAGCGCAGATGAGCTGACAAAAGCTCTCTCCCCTTGGAGCGAACTTAAACCATTCTCTGAAGTTTTGATCAGTCAGTGGCAAAACCTCATGCAAGGCTGGAACTGTCTCGCATTTGAACAAGCTTACCTGTATCTCTTCATTGGCGATGCGCATGACGGCCTGCAATCGCTACCAAAAGAATTATCTGGCCAGATCGAAGCATGGTATCTGGACGGCTTCAATCCCAAGACCAATCCGGATCTCTGGGCCCTGCCCCTGCTCAAGACGCTGTTGGAATCCAGTCAGCAAGGAGCAACCTTTGCCACCTATACCGCTGCTGGCTGGGTTCGCCGTAATTTACAAGAAGTCGGATTTGTAGTTTCCAAACGTAAAGGCTTCGGTCATAAACGTGATATGTGTTTCGGCATCAAACCGCAGCACGACTAACATCCAGCTCCCCTCGCCTGCGTAATTCCCAGATGGATCTTTCTCCCATGATATCAGATATGAAAATTGAAGCCTCGAACGACATTTCTATGCTGTTGGAAATCATGGCCAGATTGCGGGATAAGGATACAGGGTGTCCTTGGGATGTAGAGCAGACCTTTGCTTCCATCATTCCCTATACGATTGAAGAAGCTTATGAGGTGCAGGACGCTATCGAGCGAAATGATCTGGATGATATGAGAGAAGAGCTCGGAGATCTCCTCTTGCAAGTTGTCTTCCATGCACAAATGGCCAAAGAACAACAGGCATTCGATTTCGGAGATGTCGTCCACGCCATCACAAAGAAAATGGTCAGGCGCCATCCTCATGTCTTTGGAGATGCAGGGCAACGCGGTAAAGATCTTGTCAAAGGTGCATGGGAAGCCATCAAGAATGAAGAAAAGCAGGAACGCCAAGAACGCCGCACAGCACTAGGCCTTGTTGAAGGTGATGGACCAGGAGCATTCCTGGATGATGTACCACGTGGCCTTCCATCCATGAAAGCCGCTGTCAAACTTCAAAAACTAGCCAGCAAGGTTGGCTTTGACTGGAATGATCCACATCTCGTCCTGGACAAAATAGAAGAAGAAACGCAGGAATCCAGAACCGAGTTGGCTGAATTGCTAAAATCAGGCACTTCTCTTGATAGCGTAGAGATGAAATCGGAAATTGGCGATCTTCTCTTTGCTGTGATCAATCTCGCACGCCATTGTCACATTGACCCAGATGAAGCCCTGGCAATGACCAATCAGAAATTCCGTGATCGCTTCGCGCACGTCGAGAGCAGCCTGGAGAACAAAAGTCGAAGCCTTCACGAAGCAAGTCTGGATGAAATGGAAGAACTCTGGCAAGCCGCCAAATCACGGACCTAAATAGTTGGGCACCACTCGATCGGTCAGCCAGACGCCATTGTCCGAGAGATAGAATGCTTGTCCGTCTTTTGCCATCTTTCCTGCAGCAACATTCAATATAACTGGCGAGCCATGATGACTTCCAACTGTATGAGCTGTGTCCCTGTCCTTGGATAGATGCACAAACTGTCGACTACCCGATTTCAATCCCTTCTTGAAAACAGACGGGAGAAAACGACTGGCAGTTCCATGATAAAGGATGTCGGGTGGAGATTGCGGCTGCAAGTTCAGATTGACATTTCATTGACAAAAAGGGGCTTTGCGCCCCTTCTATTTTCTATATGACTCTGAAACGATTTCGGATCTCATCTTGATACTTCATCTGAATGCGAAGAGACAATCTGATACCTTCTTCTTCATCCTCTCGTGTCAATACATCGCAATGCTGATAAAGCCAAGCAAGTCCCTGCCCATCGGCATAATCCAGACGAACAGAAAGTAGATTGTCCTTCTCGGCCAATTTATCTTCGACTGCTTCAAGTAACAGCTCTTCACCTTCACCGGTAATTGCAGACAGCGCAATCGCTTGCATTTGCTCTGTAGCAAGGGAGCGCTGCTGCTGCCCCGCCAAATCAACCAAAGACATACGTTCCTCGTCATCAAGAAGATCAATCTTGTTCCAGATCTCGATCACACGTGGATCTTCATCCATCTTGATTCCAAGATGATCCAGTACGCTGGCAACATCTTCAGCCTGCGCAGCTGTATCTTCATGGGAGATATCGCGCACATGCAAAATGACATCTGCCTCAAGCACCTCCTCCAAAGTAGCACGAAAGGCCGCAACCAAATGTGTCGGAAGGTCGGAAATGAATCCCACCGTATCTGACAGAATGATCTGACGACCATGCGGAAGGCTCAAGGTCCGCAGGGTTGGATCCAGAGTCGCAAAAAGTAAGTCCTTGGCGAAAATATCCGCATCAGTCAAGCGATTGAAAAGCGTAGATTTTCCGGCATTTGTATAGCCAACCAGAGCGACGACCGGGTGTGGTACCTTCTGCCTGTTTGAACGAT is drawn from Cohaesibacter gelatinilyticus and contains these coding sequences:
- the hflX gene encoding GTPase HflX; translated protein: MADHEEFEGDKPKRRNRPLIDRGEVAVSALVLVPILSQHLQGKKIAQGDGKPIRRSDQARLEEAKGLAAAINLNVVDVLRVPLTTIRPSTLIGKGKLAEIGDRIHDDKIELVIMDSPLTPIQQRNLETEWKCKVLDRTGLILEIFGRRAQTREGRLQVELAHLNYQKGRLVRSWTHLERQRGGIGFMGGPGETQIEADRRALQDKIGRLERDLEQVRRTRGLHRSNRQKVPHPVVALVGYTNAGKSTLFNRLTDADIFAKDLLFATLDPTLRTLSLPHGRQIILSDTVGFISDLPTHLVAAFRATLEEVLEADVILHVRDISHEDTAAQAEDVASVLDHLGIKMDEDPRVIEIWNKIDLLDDEERMSLVDLAGQQQRSLATEQMQAIALSAITGEGEELLLEAVEDKLAEKDNLLSVRLDYADGQGLAWLYQHCDVLTREDEEEGIRLSLRIQMKYQDEIRNRFRVI
- a CDS encoding MBL fold metallo-hydrolase, with the translated sequence MPTESRSNYRLTILGCGSSPGTPRVGGDWGQCDPNNPKNLRQRCSALFERFANDEVTRVLVDTGPDFRHQMLQANVDWVDGVVYTHPHADHLHGIDDLRAFVINRRERVDVYANELTAERMHEAFGYCFKTPPGSSYPPILNDHRIDHAQPVIVEGPAGHVELLPYQQVHGDIHSLGFRCGNIAYSSDVSDLEPESIELLSDLDVWIVDALRYTPHPSHFSVDEVLSWVERLEPKRTILTHMHIDLDYEALLKYLPDHVEPAYDGMTINFDI
- the mazG gene encoding nucleoside triphosphate pyrophosphohydrolase; the encoded protein is MEASNDISMLLEIMARLRDKDTGCPWDVEQTFASIIPYTIEEAYEVQDAIERNDLDDMREELGDLLLQVVFHAQMAKEQQAFDFGDVVHAITKKMVRRHPHVFGDAGQRGKDLVKGAWEAIKNEEKQERQERRTALGLVEGDGPGAFLDDVPRGLPSMKAAVKLQKLASKVGFDWNDPHLVLDKIEEETQESRTELAELLKSGTSLDSVEMKSEIGDLLFAVINLARHCHIDPDEALAMTNQKFRDRFAHVESSLENKSRSLHEASLDEMEELWQAAKSRT
- the mnmD gene encoding tRNA (5-methylaminomethyl-2-thiouridine)(34)-methyltransferase MnmD; the protein is MAEQAELSWLDNLTPISTRFDDSYYSRQNGLEETRYVFIEGNGLPEKWKKQKYPIIGELGFGTGLNFLATWQAYMHHQNSSTKISLNKLHEDNIADCAQEDGADVISSDQYLTFCSFEKYPMSADELTKALSPWSELKPFSEVLISQWQNLMQGWNCLAFEQAYLYLFIGDAHDGLQSLPKELSGQIEAWYLDGFNPKTNPDLWALPLLKTLLESSQQGATFATYTAAGWVRRNLQEVGFVVSKRKGFGHKRDMCFGIKPQHD
- a CDS encoding NAD(P)/FAD-dependent oxidoreductase; amino-acid sequence: MPSANSSLSSHAVDCLIVGGGIFGLSIARALLGAGFSVMIVDRAGAGEGASFGLLGALMPHMPARWNVKKEFQFNALKSLSKVKATLEEEVDLPTGYERCGRIVPLSNSNLKGHSQIRSDEAERVWQKAETGYFYELRCKVDYDGWLNPDFAPEGYAFDNLSARASPRLYCAAVKASVVKRGGVIREHCEVIEIKEQGAGVVVTLADGSNISAGQMVLSAGYQSFPILEAMLDRSNLGQGVKGQSLLVKADQGPGLPILYDRGLYVVPHDHGYCAIGSSSENEWQDPSSTDEICDEMWEKAQALCPAVRGAEVVNRWAGVRPKAIKRDPMIGFLPGSKRVFVATGGFKISYGIAHHIAQIAMERLSGLPDSFEVPPTFELSHHLSET
- a CDS encoding TatD family hydrolase: MLVDSHCHLDFPELSEELDEVVRRAELAGVSHMVTISTHIRKFDQIKAIAEGYDNIFCSVGTHPHNADKELDFKADDIAKLAEHPKCVAIGEAGLDYFYDNAPREAQAQGLRAHIDAARMTQLPLVIHSRDADDDMISILKEGMEQGAYPALLHCFSSGRKLAMEALDMGHYVSLSGILTFKRSQEIRDIVADVPLDRLLVETDAPYLAPMPYRGKRNEPAYVAHTAEILAEVKGVSKEEIARITTDNFFRLFSKAKQEI
- a CDS encoding RNA 2'-phosphotransferase, which codes for MQPQSPPDILYHGTASRFLPSVFKKGLKSGSRQFVHLSKDRDTAHTVGSHHGSPVILNVAAGKMAKDGQAFYLSDNGVWLTDRVVPNYLGP